The Nitrospirota bacterium genome includes a region encoding these proteins:
- a CDS encoding phage Gp37/Gp68 family protein gives MAANSAIEWTGSTWNPATGCTKISTGCKHCYAERLAKRLNAMGQPNYANGFHLTLHDHALELPLTWKTPQMIFVNSMSDLFHEDIPIQFIQKVFDVMNRANWHTYQILTKRSERLLELDSQLLWASNIWMGVSVERQDYTFRIEHLRETRSNIKFLSLEPLLGPLPDLNLRSINWVIVGGESGHRARLMDPKWVLDIRDQCETSKVPFFFKQWGGVNKKKTGRVLEGRTWDQMPRRLLVGVE, from the coding sequence ATGGCCGCTAACTCAGCGATAGAGTGGACCGGGTCCACATGGAACCCGGCTACGGGTTGTACAAAGATCAGCACAGGCTGCAAGCACTGTTATGCTGAACGACTGGCAAAGAGACTCAACGCCATGGGGCAGCCAAACTATGCGAATGGTTTTCACCTGACCCTCCATGATCACGCCCTTGAACTACCGCTCACCTGGAAGACGCCCCAAATGATCTTCGTAAACTCCATGAGCGACCTTTTCCACGAGGATATCCCTATCCAGTTTATTCAGAAGGTCTTCGATGTGATGAATCGAGCCAACTGGCATACTTACCAGATTCTTACAAAGAGGTCGGAAAGGCTGCTCGAACTGGACAGTCAATTGCTATGGGCGTCAAACATCTGGATGGGGGTCAGTGTAGAACGTCAGGATTACACTTTCCGTATTGAGCATCTTCGGGAAACCCGCTCGAATATCAAATTCCTGTCGCTTGAACCACTCCTGGGACCATTGCCAGACCTGAACCTGAGGAGTATCAACTGGGTAATCGTGGGAGGCGAGTCGGGACATCGAGCCAGACTTATGGATCCGAAATGGGTACTGGATATTCGTGACCAGTGCGAAACGTCAAAGGTCCCTTTTTTCTTTAAGCAGTGGGGAGGGGTAAACAAGAAAAAGACAGGCCGAGTGCTTGAAGGCAGGACATGGGATCAAATGCCCAGGCGTTTGCTGGTGGGTGTTGAATAA